One genomic window of Bacillus mycoides includes the following:
- the trhA gene encoding PAQR family membrane homeostasis protein TrhA encodes MNAYVREPVNAFTHLGGAVLSFIALLAMIVKVSVKMPSFAAITAVILFGIGMMVLYMASAVYHSVVASERVIYFFRKLDHSMIFILIAGTYAPFCLITLNSANGLLLFCLVYATAICGIVFKMFWFNCPRWLSTAIYLLMGWLIVLFFAPLAENLSTGGIIFLVLGGIFYTIGGFIYGAKPKWLEFKYMGHHEIFHVFVLLGSLAHFLSVYCYVI; translated from the coding sequence ATGAATGCTTATGTAAGAGAACCAGTTAATGCATTTACTCACTTAGGAGGAGCTGTATTATCATTTATTGCATTATTAGCTATGATTGTGAAAGTTTCTGTTAAGATGCCATCTTTTGCTGCAATTACAGCTGTTATTTTATTTGGTATCGGGATGATGGTCCTTTATATGGCGTCAGCTGTGTATCATAGTGTTGTAGCCAGTGAACGTGTTATTTATTTCTTTAGGAAGCTAGATCATTCTATGATTTTTATATTAATTGCAGGTACATATGCACCCTTTTGCTTAATTACATTAAATTCGGCAAATGGTTTACTATTATTTTGTTTAGTTTATGCAACTGCGATTTGTGGTATTGTTTTTAAAATGTTTTGGTTTAATTGTCCAAGATGGTTATCGACAGCAATTTATCTTCTGATGGGTTGGTTAATTGTTCTATTCTTTGCACCGCTAGCTGAGAATTTAAGTACAGGAGGTATTATTTTCTTAGTACTTGGAGGCATTTTTTATACAATTGGTGGGTTTATTTACGGTGCGAAGCCAAAATGGTTGGAGTTTAAATATATGGGACACCATGAAATTTTTCATGTTTTTGTATTGTTAGGTAGTCTTGCACATTTTCTAAGTGTATATTGTTACGTAATTTGA
- the galE gene encoding UDP-glucose 4-epimerase GalE — protein MAILVTGGAGYIGSHTCVELLKNGYEIIVVDNLSNSSVESINRVKEITGKQFKFYKEDILNREALDTIFEENTIEAVIHFAGFKAVGESVAIPLTYYHNNITSTLVLCEVMQKHDVKKMIFSSSATVYGIPETSPITEKFPLSATNPYGQTKLMIEQIMRDVAFADAEWSIALLRYFNPFGAHESGRIGEDPNGIPNNLMPYVTQVAVGKLKELSVFGNDYPTKDGTGVRDYIHVVDLANGHVKALEKVLGTTGIDAYNLGTGTGYSVLEMVEAFEKVSGKEVPYKITDRRPGDVAVCFADASKAKRELGWEAKLGLEEMCADSWRWQSNNKNGYLEV, from the coding sequence ATGGCAATACTTGTAACAGGTGGAGCAGGATATATTGGTAGTCATACATGCGTAGAATTACTAAAAAACGGTTACGAAATTATAGTAGTAGATAATCTTTCGAATAGCTCAGTAGAGTCTATAAATCGAGTGAAAGAGATAACAGGAAAACAGTTTAAGTTTTATAAAGAAGATATTTTAAATCGAGAAGCACTTGATACGATTTTTGAAGAAAATACAATTGAAGCTGTTATTCACTTTGCAGGCTTTAAGGCCGTAGGGGAATCAGTGGCAATCCCATTAACGTATTATCATAACAACATTACAAGCACATTAGTGCTATGTGAAGTGATGCAGAAGCATGATGTGAAGAAGATGATCTTCAGTTCATCTGCAACAGTGTATGGTATCCCAGAAACATCACCAATTACGGAGAAGTTTCCATTAAGTGCAACAAATCCATATGGTCAAACGAAATTAATGATTGAACAAATTATGCGTGATGTAGCATTTGCTGATGCAGAATGGAGTATCGCATTACTTCGTTATTTCAACCCATTTGGTGCGCATGAAAGTGGGCGTATTGGAGAAGATCCAAACGGAATTCCAAATAACTTAATGCCATATGTAACACAAGTAGCAGTAGGTAAGCTAAAGGAATTAAGTGTATTTGGAAATGACTATCCAACAAAAGATGGCACGGGTGTCCGTGATTATATTCATGTTGTAGACTTAGCAAATGGTCATGTAAAGGCGCTTGAAAAGGTACTTGGCACTACTGGGATAGATGCATATAATCTCGGTACAGGTACTGGTTATAGTGTGTTGGAAATGGTTGAAGCATTTGAAAAGGTTTCGGGCAAGGAAGTTCCTTATAAAATTACGGATCGTCGCCCTGGTGATGTTGCGGTATGTTTTGCAGATGCATCGAAAGCGAAGCGTGAATTAGGATGGGAAGCAAAACTCGGATTAGAAGAGATGTGTGCAGATTCTTGGAGATGGCAATCAAATAATAAAAATGGCTATCTAGAAGTTTAA
- a CDS encoding DUF1836 domain-containing protein, producing MENINKLLESLHLEKNIKLEDIPNVDLYVDQVVQLFENTYADTTRTDDEKVLTKTMINNYAKGKLFIPIKNKKYSKEHMILISLIYQLKGALSINDIKSSLENINAPLINDDTFELNTLYKDYLSLTDTNVGSFKQDVNNRVKEVNEVSSLEDPKLEKFLLLTSFVTMSNMYRRLAEKLVDDLKES from the coding sequence GTGGAAAATATAAATAAATTACTTGAATCATTACATCTAGAAAAAAACATTAAACTTGAGGATATCCCAAATGTCGACTTATATGTAGACCAAGTTGTCCAACTATTTGAGAATACTTATGCAGATACAACGAGAACTGATGATGAAAAAGTATTAACAAAAACAATGATTAACAATTACGCAAAGGGGAAATTATTCATCCCTATCAAAAATAAAAAATATTCAAAAGAACATATGATTTTAATCAGCTTAATTTATCAATTAAAAGGAGCTCTTTCCATTAATGATATAAAAAGCTCCTTAGAAAATATAAATGCACCGTTAATAAACGATGATACATTCGAATTAAATACTCTATATAAAGATTACCTTTCTCTTACTGACACCAATGTGGGCAGCTTTAAGCAAGACGTGAATAACCGTGTTAAGGAAGTAAACGAGGTTTCTTCCTTAGAAGATCCAAAACTAGAAAAATTTTTATTACTAACATCCTTCGTGACTATGAGTAATATGTATAGACGTTTAGCAGAGAAACTAGTTGATGATCTCAAAGAATCGTAA